One region of Streptomyces subrutilus genomic DNA includes:
- the lysA gene encoding diaminopimelate decarboxylase, with translation MSRSAHPAGPRHADVLPEGHYSPPPADLNALDEKVWARTVTRTADGVVAVGGIEVTRLAEEFGTPAYFLDEEDFRERCRAWAHAFGKDADVFYAGKAFLSKAVVKWLKEEGLNLDVCSGGELTTALAAGMPAPRIAFHGNNKSEAEIRRAVEAGVGRIVLDSFQEIARVAHIARELGVRQPVQIRVTVGVEAHTHEFIATAHEDQKFGIAVADGSAAEAVRRALGHDSLELLGVHSHIGSQIFDMAGFEVSAKRVVRLLAAVRDEHGVELPEIDLGGGLGIAYTSDDDPREPHEIAKALTEIVARECEGAGLRAPRISVEPGRAIVGPTAFTLYEVGTIKPLEGLRTYVSVDGGMSDNIRTALYDAEYSVTLVSRTSDAEPMLVRVVGKHCESGDIVVKDAFLPADLAPGDLLAVPATGAYCRSMASNYNHALRPPVVAVRGGQARVIVRRETEEDLLRLDLG, from the coding sequence ATGAGCCGTTCCGCGCACCCCGCCGGACCCCGTCACGCCGATGTCCTGCCCGAGGGGCACTACTCGCCGCCCCCGGCCGACCTCAACGCCCTCGACGAGAAGGTCTGGGCCCGGACCGTCACGCGTACGGCCGACGGGGTCGTCGCCGTCGGCGGCATCGAAGTGACCCGGCTCGCCGAGGAGTTCGGGACCCCCGCCTACTTCCTCGACGAGGAGGACTTCCGGGAGCGCTGCCGGGCCTGGGCGCACGCCTTCGGCAAGGACGCCGACGTCTTCTACGCCGGGAAGGCGTTCCTCTCCAAGGCCGTCGTGAAGTGGCTGAAGGAGGAAGGGCTGAATCTCGACGTGTGCTCCGGCGGGGAGCTGACCACCGCCCTCGCCGCCGGGATGCCCGCCCCCCGGATCGCCTTCCACGGCAACAACAAGTCCGAGGCCGAGATCAGGCGGGCCGTCGAGGCCGGCGTGGGCCGGATCGTGCTCGACTCCTTCCAGGAGATCGCCCGCGTCGCGCACATCGCCCGTGAGCTGGGCGTACGCCAGCCCGTCCAGATCCGCGTGACGGTCGGGGTGGAGGCGCACACCCACGAGTTCATCGCCACCGCCCACGAGGACCAGAAGTTCGGCATCGCCGTGGCCGACGGGTCCGCCGCCGAGGCCGTCCGCCGGGCCCTCGGGCACGACTCGCTCGAGCTGCTCGGCGTGCACTCCCACATCGGCTCGCAGATCTTCGACATGGCCGGCTTCGAGGTGTCTGCGAAGCGGGTCGTGCGGCTGCTGGCGGCCGTACGGGACGAGCACGGGGTCGAGCTCCCGGAGATCGACCTCGGCGGCGGCCTCGGCATCGCCTACACCTCCGACGACGACCCGCGTGAGCCGCACGAGATCGCCAAGGCGCTCACCGAGATCGTCGCGCGGGAGTGCGAGGGCGCGGGACTGCGCGCGCCCCGCATCTCCGTCGAGCCCGGCCGCGCCATCGTCGGGCCCACCGCCTTCACCCTCTACGAGGTCGGCACCATCAAGCCGCTCGAAGGCCTGCGGACCTACGTCAGCGTCGACGGGGGGATGTCCGACAACATCCGGACCGCCCTCTACGACGCCGAGTACTCCGTGACCCTCGTCTCCCGCACCTCCGACGCCGAGCCGATGCTCGTCCGCGTCGTCGGCAAGCACTGCGAGAGCGGCGACATCGTAGTGAAGGACGCGTTCCTCCCCGCCGACCTCGCCCCCGGCGACCTGCTCGCCGTACCGGCCACCGGCGCGTACTGCCGCTCCATGGCCAGCAACTACAACCACGCCCTGCGCCCGCCCGTCGTCGCCGTGCGCGGCGGGCAGGCCCGGGTGATCGTCCGGCGCGAGACGGAGGAGGATCTCCTGCGTCTCGACCTGGGATGA
- a CDS encoding homoserine dehydrogenase → MRTRPLKVALLGCGVVGSEVARIMTTHADDLTARIGAPVELAGVAVRRPSKVREGIDPALITTDATALLKRGDIDVVVEVIGGIEPARTLITTAFENGASVVSANKALLAQDGAALHAAAEQHGLDLYYEAAVAGAIPLVRPMRESLAGDKINRVMGIVNGTTNFILDKMDSTGAGYQEALDEATALGYAEADPTADVEGYDAAAKAAILAGIAFHTRVRLDDVYREGMTEVSAADFASAKRMGCTIKLLAILERAADGESVTARVHPAMIPLTHPLASVREAYNAVFVEAEAAGRLMFYGPGAGGSPTASAVLGDLVAVCRNKLAEATGPGESAYTQLPVSPMGDVVTRYHISLDVADKPGVLAQVATTFAEHGVSIDTVRQQGKDGEASLVVVTHRAPDAALSGTVEALRKLDTVRGVASIMRVEGE, encoded by the coding sequence ATGCGTACGCGTCCGCTGAAGGTGGCGCTGCTGGGCTGTGGAGTGGTCGGCTCGGAAGTCGCGCGCATCATGACGACGCACGCCGACGACCTGACGGCCAGGATCGGCGCGCCCGTCGAGCTCGCCGGCGTCGCGGTGCGCCGGCCGTCGAAGGTGCGCGAGGGCATCGACCCCGCGCTCATCACCACCGATGCGACCGCCCTCCTCAAACGCGGTGACATCGACGTGGTCGTCGAGGTCATCGGCGGGATCGAGCCGGCCCGGACGCTGATCACCACGGCGTTCGAGAACGGTGCCTCCGTCGTCTCCGCCAACAAGGCGCTGCTCGCCCAGGACGGCGCCGCCCTGCACGCCGCGGCCGAGCAGCACGGGCTGGACCTCTACTACGAGGCCGCCGTCGCCGGCGCCATCCCGCTGGTCCGCCCGATGCGCGAGTCCCTCGCGGGCGACAAGATCAACCGGGTGATGGGCATCGTCAACGGCACGACGAACTTCATCCTCGACAAGATGGACTCGACCGGCGCCGGGTACCAGGAGGCGCTCGACGAGGCCACCGCCCTCGGCTACGCCGAGGCCGACCCCACCGCCGACGTCGAGGGCTACGACGCCGCCGCCAAGGCCGCGATCCTGGCCGGCATCGCCTTCCACACCCGGGTCCGCCTCGACGACGTCTACCGTGAAGGCATGACCGAGGTCAGCGCCGCCGACTTCGCCTCCGCCAAGCGGATGGGCTGCACCATCAAGCTCCTGGCGATCCTCGAGCGCGCCGCCGACGGCGAGTCCGTCACCGCGCGCGTGCACCCGGCCATGATCCCGCTGACCCACCCGCTCGCCTCCGTCCGCGAGGCGTACAACGCGGTCTTCGTCGAGGCGGAGGCCGCCGGGCGGCTCATGTTCTACGGGCCCGGCGCGGGCGGTTCGCCGACCGCGTCGGCGGTCCTCGGCGACCTCGTCGCCGTCTGCCGCAACAAGCTCGCCGAGGCAACGGGGCCGGGCGAGTCGGCATACACCCAGCTGCCGGTAAGCCCCATGGGCGACGTCGTGACCCGGTACCACATCAGCCTCGATGTGGCCGACAAGCCGGGCGTGCTCGCCCAGGTGGCGACGACGTTCGCCGAGCACGGGGTCTCCATCGACACCGTGCGGCAGCAGGGCAAGGACGGCGAGGCCTCCCTCGTCGTCGTCACTCACCGCGCACCCGACGCCGCCCTCTCCGGGACCGTCGAGGCGCTGCGGAAGCTGGACACCGTGCGCGGTGTCGCCAGCATCATGCGTGTTGAAGGGGAGTAA
- the thrC gene encoding threonine synthase has protein sequence MSSNRTHQWRGIIEEYRDRLPVTDTTPVVTLREGGTPLVPAQVLSERTGCEVHLKVEGANPTGSFKDRGMTMAITRAKEEGAKAVICASTGNTSASAAAYAVRAGMVSAVLVPRGKIALGKMGQALVHGAKILQVDGNFDDCLALARALSDNYPVALVNSVNPVRIEGQKTAAFEIVDALGDAPDIHVLPVGNAGNITAYWKGFKEYKADGLASRTPRVWGFQASGSAPIVRGEVVKEPHTIATAIRIGNPASWDYALAAREESGGFIDEVTDRQILAAYRLLAAQEGVFVEPASAASVAGLLKAAELGLVDPGQKIVCTVTGNGLKDPDWAIAGAPQPVTVPVDAEAAAIRLGLV, from the coding sequence ATGAGCAGCAATCGCACCCACCAGTGGCGCGGCATCATCGAGGAGTACCGGGACCGCCTGCCGGTCACCGACACGACTCCCGTGGTCACACTCCGAGAGGGCGGCACGCCGCTCGTCCCCGCGCAGGTGCTCTCCGAGCGCACCGGCTGCGAGGTGCACCTCAAGGTCGAGGGGGCGAACCCCACCGGGTCCTTCAAGGACCGCGGCATGACCATGGCCATCACCAGGGCCAAGGAGGAAGGCGCCAAGGCCGTCATCTGCGCCTCGACCGGCAACACCTCCGCCTCCGCCGCCGCGTACGCGGTGCGCGCGGGCATGGTCTCGGCCGTCCTCGTGCCCCGCGGCAAGATCGCGCTGGGCAAGATGGGCCAGGCGCTCGTGCACGGCGCCAAGATCCTCCAGGTGGACGGCAACTTCGACGACTGCCTGGCTCTGGCCCGCGCGCTGTCCGACAACTACCCGGTGGCCCTGGTCAATTCGGTCAACCCGGTGCGTATCGAGGGCCAGAAGACGGCCGCGTTCGAGATCGTCGACGCGCTCGGCGACGCCCCCGACATCCACGTGCTGCCCGTCGGCAACGCCGGCAACATCACCGCGTACTGGAAGGGCTTCAAGGAGTACAAGGCCGACGGCCTGGCCTCCCGTACGCCCCGCGTGTGGGGTTTCCAGGCCTCCGGCTCCGCGCCCATCGTGCGCGGCGAGGTCGTCAAGGAGCCGCACACCATCGCCACCGCGATCCGGATCGGCAACCCGGCCTCCTGGGACTACGCGCTCGCCGCGCGTGAGGAGTCGGGCGGCTTCATCGACGAGGTGACGGACCGCCAGATTCTCGCCGCCTACCGGCTGTTGGCCGCGCAGGAGGGCGTCTTCGTCGAGCCCGCCTCGGCCGCCTCGGTGGCCGGCCTGCTCAAGGCCGCCGAGCTGGGTCTGGTGGACCCCGGCCAGAAGATCGTGTGCACCGTCACCGGAAACGGCCTGAAGGACCCCGACTGGGCGATCGCCGGCGCTCCGCAGCCGGTCACCGTTCCGGTGGACGCCGAAGCCGCGGCCATCCGCCTCGGCCTCGTCTGA